A portion of the Halopelagius inordinatus genome contains these proteins:
- a CDS encoding 5-(carboxyamino)imidazole ribonucleotide synthase → MTVTVPGPTLGVVGGGQLGRMLAEAAAPLGVDVVVLDPTPDCPAAPVAREQVVGGFDDPEAFRELASRVDALTFEIELADSDLLEEVAEEFGLTVHPSPETLRTIEDKLVQKRALEDAGVPVPPFRAVDDEADLRDAVSEFGSVMLKARTGGYDGRGNVPVRDESEAADALDELDGPAMAEAFVDFERELSVIAVQGDGEVRTLPPGENVHEAEILRETVVPARTTAEVRERANEVANDVLSMLSGRGVFGIELFETRDGEILVNEIAPRPHNSGHWSIEGARTSQFEQHVRAVLGWPLGSTALRSPTVSANVLGTVEETRAARLGNVESVLSAEEASLHWYGKDDVRPLRKMGHLTLTGANDADVTDLLSRARDLRDGLTFE, encoded by the coding sequence GTGACCGTCACCGTACCCGGTCCGACCCTCGGCGTCGTCGGAGGCGGCCAACTCGGGCGCATGCTCGCGGAGGCCGCGGCCCCACTCGGCGTCGACGTGGTCGTCTTAGACCCCACTCCTGACTGTCCCGCCGCGCCGGTCGCGCGAGAACAGGTCGTCGGCGGTTTCGACGACCCCGAGGCGTTTCGCGAACTCGCCTCGCGGGTCGACGCACTGACGTTCGAGATAGAACTCGCCGATTCGGACCTTCTGGAGGAGGTAGCAGAGGAGTTCGGTCTCACCGTCCATCCCTCGCCGGAGACGCTCCGAACCATCGAAGACAAACTCGTGCAAAAGCGCGCCCTCGAAGACGCGGGGGTCCCCGTTCCGCCGTTCCGCGCCGTGGACGACGAGGCGGACCTTCGAGACGCCGTCTCGGAGTTCGGGAGCGTCATGCTGAAAGCTCGAACCGGGGGCTACGACGGGCGCGGGAACGTCCCCGTCCGCGACGAGTCGGAGGCGGCGGACGCTCTGGACGAACTCGACGGCCCCGCGATGGCCGAGGCGTTCGTCGACTTCGAACGGGAACTGTCCGTCATCGCCGTCCAAGGCGACGGCGAGGTGCGGACGCTCCCGCCCGGAGAGAACGTCCACGAAGCCGAGATTCTCCGCGAAACCGTCGTCCCCGCCCGGACCACGGCCGAGGTGCGCGAACGCGCAAACGAGGTGGCGAACGACGTCCTCTCGATGCTCTCGGGTCGCGGCGTCTTCGGCATCGAACTGTTCGAGACGCGAGACGGCGAGATTCTGGTCAACGAGATAGCCCCGCGCCCGCACAACTCCGGCCACTGGAGCATCGAGGGCGCGCGCACCTCGCAGTTCGAACAGCACGTCCGCGCCGTCCTCGGGTGGCCCCTCGGTTCGACCGCCCTCCGGTCACCCACCGTCTCCGCGAACGTCCTCGGCACCGTCGAAGAGACGCGGGCGGCCCGCCTCGGCAACGTCGAGTCGGTTCTCTCCGCCGAGGAGGCGTCGCTTCACTGGTACGGCAAAGACGACGTGCGCCCACTCCGGAAGATGGGGCATCTCACCCTCACCGGAGCGAACGACGCCGACGTGACCGACCTGCTCTCGCGCGCGCGAGACCTGCGAGACGGACTGACCTTCGAGTGA
- the purE gene encoding 5-(carboxyamino)imidazole ribonucleotide mutase: MTENTDADVDVQDLIDRLRAEADADADPEMTPDVGIIMGSDSDLDVMSGAHDALSRLGFAEQTDFHDAPDARFTYETYVVSAHRTPELMYAYGETAAERGLDVIVAGAGGKSADLPNMTASLAYPLPVVGVPVQEKSVDSVIGMPTGAPIVAVDAGKSFNAALSAAQILARSHEEIERRLLDYHEELVSGVAAVSRDIHDFGVDSFRASRE, from the coding sequence ATGACCGAGAACACAGACGCAGACGTGGACGTACAGGACCTCATCGACCGACTCCGCGCGGAGGCAGACGCCGACGCCGACCCGGAGATGACGCCCGACGTGGGTATCATCATGGGGTCGGACTCTGACCTCGACGTGATGTCGGGGGCGCACGACGCCCTCTCGCGTCTGGGCTTTGCAGAACAGACCGACTTCCACGACGCGCCCGACGCGCGCTTTACCTACGAGACGTACGTCGTCTCCGCGCACCGGACGCCCGAACTCATGTACGCCTACGGCGAGACGGCCGCAGAGAGGGGTCTCGACGTGATAGTCGCCGGTGCGGGCGGGAAGTCCGCGGACCTACCGAACATGACCGCGTCGCTGGCGTATCCGCTTCCGGTCGTGGGCGTGCCGGTCCAAGAGAAATCGGTCGACTCCGTCATCGGGATGCCGACGGGCGCGCCCATCGTCGCCGTCGACGCGGGCAAGTCGTTCAACGCGGCGCTCTCTGCGGCGCAGATACTCGCTCGAAGCCACGAGGAGATAGAACGGCGACTCCTCGACTACCACGAAGAGCTGGTTTCCGGCGTCGCAGCGGTGTCTCGCGATATCCACGACTTCGGCGTCGATTCGTTCCGCGCGTCAAGAGAGTAG
- a CDS encoding NADH-quinone oxidoreductase subunit A produces the protein MSEWIAIGALGLVGVGIPLGMMAVSALLRPTVPEQGKSATYESGEIPTGAARVQFNIQYYMVALLFLVFDIETVLLFPWTLIYRSALSQGASLTQVLLPMLVFIGILVVGLVWAWRNGAVEWVKSPLANRRKTERQT, from the coding sequence ATGAGCGAATGGATCGCAATCGGTGCGTTGGGCCTCGTCGGCGTCGGCATCCCGCTTGGGATGATGGCGGTGTCGGCGCTGCTACGTCCGACCGTACCGGAACAAGGGAAGAGCGCCACCTACGAGAGCGGAGAGATACCGACGGGTGCGGCTCGCGTCCAGTTCAATATTCAGTACTACATGGTCGCGTTGCTGTTTCTCGTCTTCGACATCGAAACCGTTCTCCTATTTCCGTGGACCCTCATCTACCGGTCCGCGCTGTCCCAGGGCGCCAGTCTGACGCAGGTGTTGCTGCCGATGCTCGTTTTCATCGGCATCCTCGTCGTCGGCCTGGTCTGGGCGTGGCGTAACGGCGCAGTCGAGTGGGTCAAAAGCCCGCTTGCCAACCGTCGAAAGACAGAGAGACAAACATGA